A single genomic interval of Heteronotia binoei isolate CCM8104 ecotype False Entrance Well chromosome 11, APGP_CSIRO_Hbin_v1, whole genome shotgun sequence harbors:
- the KIAA1210 gene encoding acrosomal protein KIAA1210 homolog isoform X4, translating to MGNKALSHDSVFIFESPPDTASKTSSQENLTGKVKTLQLQFQQTLQLRSPPLVIASKKTEDTGAVSEDDGLPRSPPEISTLHDVLTSSTSKSSNPVQRHSSLSLGGTDSEDDQVPSEASSRPVSPLSPSVLVSPISPMCHLISVDFNTPATPLGCLDTSAARHKIALNPRKQKVFNNKTQALAVEKLEKESGLLQAAECKASHPKLLEETDHPKEDSEGLSIQNTYCLNEIWINNAVPKTRTSNPLRYSWNFLPGPDGTCISALEDCSITQTDFQNDVVVSSPDAESSFEEIELKMEEKGIEMTPNHMNGLKQNPQSPGKEECEILETFQTEAVMPCDMLFSASHGNDVQKDLDSPAECIQVQHPEHADQKAKGSGTDSNTIQVDGAWEGPAGGHSGVALGSDSQLYIPQFSSSASEIPPEAGRFVVPELEKNSAIKDDTADVERQASEDHMKPTTSLEKESVMLDSSIDSTEDKMLYLPTEFCCSVHNNDLGNQEIELLKKTCDSTVKDEIISRSAEVAFESTHPYEDAREDQSGTIKIKEESTPPDEVVKNQLKFSSTKPVRFTIAPAWQRSLSGGSSSLDGSCTRSSPSSPVKPEFFEGIPDTVTPGCISNSQERLNEDNRNAVAVEEPWSRESPFGVKLRRTSSLLKYQTEKQQYESPKRGPLVTSSISFAKDEPKSPEPGKPPQNLTSSAKSLMMKFSFQKERNTSKAKPEEVATEQQMSRLPEKIPPAHLETLSSEPAWISMAKLKQRGFHGLPFGKGLKKEEKAVARTEPGEEKNEGILKPEKQLDISCENLQKKSSTPPVCTRENKLQMKMPTSSPTASIRMVPQETMCVEKEIKTSLSLPMSICSPAEPPWLSLAKKKAKAWSEMPQVVQ from the exons ATGGGAAATAAAGCCTTATCACACGACAGTGTTTTCATTTTTGAATCGCCACCAGATACAGCTAGCAAAACATCCTCACAGGAGAATCTTACTGGGAAAGTCAAAACTTTGCAG CTTCAGTTCCAGCAGACTCTACAGCTCAGGTCACCACCTCTGGTTATTGCTAGCAAGAAGACAGAAGACACAGGTGCTGTTTCAGAAGATGATGGCTTACCCAGAAGCCCTCcagaaatctccactctccatgATGTTCTGACTTCTTCCACTAGTAAG TCCTCCAACCCTGTTCAGCGACATAGCTCTTTGAGTTTGGGTGGGACAGACAGTGAAGATGACCAG GTACCCTCGGAAGCTTCCTCCAGGCCTGTTAGTCCACTCTCTCCTAGCGTCCTTGTGAGCCCCATCTCACCAATGTGCCACTTGATTTCTGTCGATTTCAACACCCCAGCCACTCCTCTGGGCTGCCTGGATACCTCAGCTGCCAGGCACAAGATTGCACTTAATCCACGGAAGCAGAAAGTCTTTAACAACAAAACCCAGGCTTTGGCT GTGGAAAAGCTAGAAAAGGAGtcaggccttctccaagctgctgaatgCAAAGCAAGCCATCCAAAATTACTTGAAGAAACTGACCACCCAAAGGAGGATTCAGAAG GTTTATCAATCCAGAATACATATTGTTTAAATGAGATTTGGATTAACAATGCAGTGCCCAAAACAAGAACCTCCAATCCTTTGCGTTACTCTTGGAATTTTCTCCCTGGCCCAGATGGGACTTGTATCTCAGCACTTGAGGACTGCAGCATTACACAAACAGATTTCCAGAATGATGTAGTGGTGTCTTCCCCAGATGCAGAGTCTTCTTTTGAAGAGATTGAActaaaaatggaggagaaaggGATAGAAATGACTCCGAATCATATGAATGGTCTCAAGCAAAATCCACAGAGTCCTGGGAAAGAAGAGTGTGAGATTTTGGAAACTTTTCAAACAGAAGCTGTCATGCCTTGTGATATGCTGTTCTCCGCCTCACATGGTAACGATGTACAAAAGGACTTGGATTCGCCAGCAGAATGTATCCAAGTGCAGCACCCAGAACATGCAGATCAAAAAGCAAAAGGCTCTGGGACTGACAGCAACACAATCCAGGTTGATGGAGCATGGGAAGGACCAGCTGGTGGGCACAGTGGTGTTGCCCTTGGATCAGATTCTCAGTTGTACATTCCACAGTTTTCTTCATCTGCTTCAGAAATTCCCCCAGAAGCAGGGAGATTTGTAGTCCCAGAACTTGAAAAGAACTCAGCGATCAAAGACGATACCGCAGATGTGGAACGTCAGGCATCTGAAGACCACATGAAACCAACAACATCCCTAGAGAAAGAATCTGTCATGTTGGACAGCAGCATAGACAGCACTGAGGATAAAATGCTGTATCTTCCAACAGAGTTTTGCTGCTCTGTTCATAACAATGACCTAGGCAATCAAGAGATAGAGCTCCTCAAAAAAACATGTGACTCAACTGTGAAAGATGAAATAATCTCCAGATCTGCTGAAGTTGCTTTTGAAAGCACCCATCCTTATGAGGATGCCAGAGAAGATCAGTCAGGTactataaaaataaaagaagaaagcaCACCACCAGATGAAGTTGTCAAGAACCAACTGAAGTTCAGTTCTACTAAACCAGTCCGGTTCACTATTGCTCCTGCCTGGCAAAGGTCTCTCTCAGGGGGTTCAAGTTCTTTAGATGGTTCATGCACTAGAAGCTCTCCATCTTCACCAGTAAAACCAGAGTTTTTTGAAGGCATACCAGATACAGTCACACCAGGATGTATATCAAACAGCCAAGAAAGACTCAATGAGGATAACAGAAATGCTGTGGCTGTTGAGGAGCCATGGAGCCGTGAGAGCCCATTTGGGGTTAAGCTGAGAAGAACATCCTCATTGCTAAAATATCAGACGGAAAAACAACAATATGAGTCCCCAAAGCGAGGTCCATTAGTGACTTCTAGTATCTCCTTTGCCAAAGATGAGCCAAAGTCACCTGAGCCTGGGAAGCCACCCCAAAATCTTACCAGCAGTGCTAAATCTTTGATGATGAAATTCAGCTTccagaaagagagaaataccagCAAGGCTAAACCTGAAGAAGTGGCAACTGAGCAGCAGATGAGCAGGCTTCCAG AGAAAATTCCACCAGCCCATTTAGAAACTCTGTCCTCAGAACCAGCTTGGATCTCCATGGCAAAACTCAAGCAGAGGGGCTTCCATGGCCTCCCTTTTGGTAAAGGACtgaaaaaggaagagaaagcTGTAGCCCGAACTGAGCCAGGGGAGGAGAAGAATGAGGGTATTTTGAAGCCTGAAAAG CAATTGGACATTTCTTGTGAgaatttacaaaaaaagagcagcACTCCTCCTGTGTGTACCCGTGAGAATAAACTACAAATGAAGATGCCCACATCCTCTCCAACTG CATCAATCAGAATGGTCCCTCAGGAAACCATGTGCGTggaaaaggaaattaaaacaTCGCTGAGCCTACCGATGTCCATATGTAGCCCTGCCGAACCACCGTGGCTGTCTCTGGCAAAGAAAAAAGCCAAAGCGTGGAGTGAAATGCCCCAGGTGGTTCAGTAG